The Sagittula sp. P11 genome window below encodes:
- a CDS encoding SRPBCC family protein, giving the protein MPRVYISSVIDAPAAKVWDKVRDFNALPRWHPRIRDSRIENGEPSDKVGCVRDFHLQNGDRIREKLLGLSDYDLFCTYAILESPMPLTDYVATLRLTPITDGDRTFAEWTAEFDCAEADAEDLVDGIGTNVFMAGFAALQRNMAT; this is encoded by the coding sequence ATGCCGCGCGTATATATCTCATCGGTCATCGACGCCCCCGCCGCCAAGGTCTGGGACAAGGTGCGCGACTTCAACGCCCTGCCCCGCTGGCACCCGCGCATCCGCGACAGCCGGATCGAGAACGGCGAACCTTCGGACAAGGTGGGCTGCGTGCGGGACTTCCACCTCCAGAACGGCGACCGCATCCGCGAGAAGCTCCTGGGCCTCAGCGACTACGACCTGTTCTGCACCTACGCGATCCTCGAAAGCCCGATGCCGCTGACCGACTACGTGGCGACCCTGCGGCTCACGCCGATCACCGACGGCGACCGGACCTTTGCCGAGTGGACGGCAGAGTTCGACTGCGCCGAGGCGGACGCGGAGGACCTGGTCGACGGCATCGGCACCAACGTCTTCATGGCGGGCTTTGCCGCCCTGCAGCGCAACATGGCGACCTGA
- a CDS encoding xanthine dehydrogenase family protein subunit M: protein MTTVETYRTMEEASRAMGGDAAYLGGGTLVMRAVNEGTAPARLVRVTDPGLTQIRASGDRITIGAGVTMADVLASRDLDFLHPVARLIGGPQVRNMATVAGNLFADHPYGDFATALLALDAQVTGAGQAGARPVAEVLRNRDRAGLIASVEVTRPRDRRAFGFLKVSRVKPKGVSVLSIAAHLPREGGRIRNARVVFGAMGPAPLRSAGAERALEGHAIDARSIADAATAATEGLDPPTDQIASGWYRREVAGVHLKRLLTEMEQR from the coding sequence ATGACGACCGTCGAAACCTACCGCACGATGGAGGAGGCCTCCCGCGCCATGGGTGGCGACGCGGCCTACCTCGGCGGCGGCACGCTGGTCATGCGCGCCGTGAACGAGGGCACCGCCCCCGCCCGGCTGGTCCGCGTCACCGATCCCGGGCTGACGCAGATCCGCGCGTCGGGCGACCGCATCACCATAGGCGCGGGCGTGACCATGGCCGACGTGCTGGCCAGCCGCGACCTCGACTTCCTGCACCCCGTGGCCCGGCTGATCGGCGGCCCGCAGGTGCGCAACATGGCGACCGTTGCGGGCAACCTCTTTGCCGACCACCCCTACGGCGACTTCGCCACCGCCCTTCTCGCGCTCGACGCGCAGGTGACGGGCGCGGGGCAGGCCGGCGCCCGCCCGGTGGCCGAGGTGCTGCGCAACCGCGACCGCGCCGGGCTGATCGCCTCGGTGGAGGTCACCCGCCCCCGCGACCGCCGCGCCTTCGGCTTCCTGAAGGTCAGCCGCGTGAAGCCCAAGGGCGTCTCCGTCCTGTCCATCGCCGCGCACCTGCCGCGCGAAGGCGGACGCATCCGCAACGCCCGCGTGGTCTTCGGCGCCATGGGACCGGCCCCGCTGCGCTCCGCCGGGGCAGAGCGCGCGCTCGAAGGCCACGCCATCGACGCGCGCAGCATCGCCGATGCCGCCACCGCCGCGACCGAGGGGCTGGACCCGCCGACCGACCAGATCGCCTCCGGCTGGTACCGCCGAGAGGTCGCCGGCGTGCATCTCAAACGCCTCCTGACAGAGATGGAGCAGCGCTGA
- a CDS encoding xanthine dehydrogenase family protein molybdopterin-binding subunit: MTVHRGRGFAAINYPIGMNLGGDPSQALVHSNPDGKFTVALSAIDLGQGMKSVTRQIAAETLGVPVEDVYVDTADSDTGPHDMGSFASRGTHRMGNAVIRASEEARQVMLEAAAEELEVDAGDLVTDGKGNIHVKGAPSRSITTMAASQAAQFKQGRTIAGRGIFLIPLSEVDPETGEMSPVTTFAHAAMLVTVEVDDETGEVTVTDMQSAYEVGRALNPKLVEQQLRGGAWMGMSHAAWETTEPYYPTRDNRPEDFNTYLMPGPGDLAPHHISILERPAEDGPYGGKGPGEMCANPVLPAVVNAVYDAVGVRIDDLPVTPEKVLRGIRALGGAKPRQAL, from the coding sequence ATGACCGTCCACCGCGGCCGCGGCTTCGCGGCGATCAACTATCCCATCGGCATGAACCTCGGCGGCGACCCGAGCCAGGCGCTGGTGCATTCCAACCCCGACGGCAAGTTCACCGTCGCCCTCTCGGCCATCGACCTCGGGCAGGGGATGAAATCCGTCACCCGCCAGATCGCCGCCGAAACCCTCGGCGTCCCGGTCGAGGACGTCTATGTCGACACCGCCGACAGCGACACCGGCCCGCACGACATGGGCTCCTTTGCCTCGCGCGGGACGCACCGCATGGGCAACGCCGTGATCCGCGCCTCCGAAGAGGCCCGGCAGGTCATGCTGGAGGCCGCCGCCGAAGAGCTGGAGGTCGACGCGGGCGACCTCGTGACCGATGGCAAGGGCAACATCCACGTGAAGGGCGCGCCCTCGCGGTCGATCACCACCATGGCCGCCAGCCAGGCGGCGCAGTTCAAGCAGGGCCGCACCATCGCCGGGCGCGGCATCTTCCTGATCCCGCTGTCCGAGGTCGATCCCGAAACCGGCGAGATGTCCCCGGTCACCACCTTTGCCCATGCCGCCATGCTGGTCACGGTGGAGGTCGACGACGAAACCGGAGAGGTCACCGTCACCGACATGCAGTCCGCCTACGAGGTGGGACGCGCGCTCAACCCCAAGCTGGTGGAACAGCAACTGCGCGGCGGCGCGTGGATGGGGATGAGCCACGCCGCATGGGAGACGACCGAACCCTACTACCCCACCCGCGACAACCGGCCCGAGGACTTCAACACATACCTCATGCCGGGACCGGGCGATCTGGCGCCGCATCACATCTCGATCCTCGAACGGCCGGCCGAGGACGGCCCCTACGGCGGCAAGGGCCCGGGCGAGATGTGCGCCAACCCGGTGCTGCCGGCGGTGGTCAACGCGGTCTACGACGCGGTGGGCGTGCGCATCGACGACCTGCCCGTGACCCCGGAAAAGGTGCTGCGCGGCATCCGCGCGCTTGGCGGCGCGAAACCCCGGCAGGCGCTCTGA
- a CDS encoding MoxR family ATPase, with protein MVVRRAIQGIDGPEPLTQLLGDAQYIADAGLATAAYLSLALGKPLLLEGAPGVGKTEAAKALASVLGRELVRLQCYEGIDAAASMYEWNFPRQMLAIRQAGDEYVNLYDDRFLIARPILQALEAPRDRVLLIDEIDRADHEFEAFLLEFLSDFTLSIPERGTVRAEEPPVVILTSNRTRELHEALRRRCIYHWIGYPSPELEQRIVMMRASTVAEDTARRVVAAVNALRAEPLAKPPGVAETVEWAEAATLLNRGGGPWPRAFARAIGVVLKDQDDLDYIAPRIDAILSESAA; from the coding sequence ATGGTGGTGCGGCGCGCGATACAGGGCATCGACGGTCCCGAACCGCTGACGCAATTGCTGGGCGACGCCCAGTACATTGCCGACGCCGGGCTCGCCACCGCCGCCTACCTGTCGCTCGCCCTCGGCAAGCCGCTGCTGCTGGAAGGCGCCCCCGGCGTCGGCAAGACGGAGGCGGCCAAGGCGCTGGCCTCCGTGCTCGGGCGCGAACTGGTGCGCCTGCAATGCTACGAGGGCATCGACGCCGCCGCCTCCATGTACGAATGGAACTTCCCCCGGCAGATGCTGGCGATCCGGCAGGCGGGCGACGAGTACGTCAACCTCTACGACGACCGCTTCCTGATCGCGCGGCCGATCCTGCAGGCGCTGGAGGCGCCGCGTGACCGCGTCCTCCTGATCGACGAGATCGACCGCGCCGACCACGAGTTCGAGGCCTTCCTGCTGGAATTCCTGTCCGACTTCACCCTGTCGATCCCCGAACGCGGCACCGTCCGGGCAGAGGAGCCGCCGGTTGTGATCCTCACCTCCAACCGCACCCGTGAACTGCACGAGGCGCTCCGGCGGCGCTGCATCTACCACTGGATCGGCTATCCCTCGCCCGAGCTCGAGCAGCGCATCGTCATGATGCGCGCCTCCACCGTGGCGGAGGACACCGCGCGCCGCGTCGTGGCCGCCGTCAATGCGCTCCGGGCGGAACCGCTGGCCAAGCCGCCGGGCGTGGCGGAAACCGTGGAATGGGCCGAGGCCGCGACGCTTCTGAACCGGGGCGGCGGACCATGGCCCCGCGCCTTCGCCCGCGCCATCGGGGTGGTGCTGAAGGATCAGGACGACCTCGACTACATCGCGCCCCGCATCGACGCCATCCTGTCGGAGAGCGCCGCATGA
- a CDS encoding VWA domain-containing protein has protein sequence MTPRALAPFLAFPQALRAAGFPATPDRTETFITAVGLLGPRDMAAIRRAAHAVYGPGPDRQLMFDTVFDHVFLGRSLAAPAPGDPEDLPRSYDAGDFEELPVPDEEDPSGGEATAAERLFARELAAGDEDALLRAFARALPNRLPHRRARRMSKGKGRHPDPRRAFRQMMRRDGEITRLPTRRRITRQRRVLLLVDVSGSMKSSTEGALRLAHALQQGGERVECFTLGTRLTRVTRALRHRNREQALTLASGLVADWDGGTRLGEALQVFLSIPRFAAHARGALVILLSDGLERGGPEALTGAMERLSALAWSVLWLSPLAADPAYRPQTEAMRAIHPLLDRLGAGDTPASIAAEILDFRKGARA, from the coding sequence ATGACCCCGCGCGCGCTCGCCCCCTTCCTCGCCTTCCCGCAGGCGCTCCGGGCCGCCGGTTTCCCGGCCACGCCCGACCGGACAGAGACCTTCATCACCGCCGTGGGCCTCCTTGGTCCGCGCGACATGGCCGCCATCCGCCGCGCCGCCCACGCGGTCTACGGGCCGGGGCCGGACCGGCAACTGATGTTCGACACCGTCTTCGACCACGTCTTCCTCGGCCGCAGCCTCGCCGCGCCCGCCCCGGGCGACCCCGAAGACCTGCCGCGCAGCTACGACGCCGGCGACTTCGAGGAACTGCCCGTCCCCGACGAAGAGGACCCCTCCGGCGGAGAGGCCACCGCGGCGGAGCGGCTCTTTGCCCGCGAACTGGCCGCCGGGGACGAGGACGCCCTGCTGCGCGCCTTCGCCCGCGCGCTGCCGAACCGCCTGCCCCATCGCCGCGCCCGGCGCATGAGCAAGGGCAAGGGCCGCCACCCCGACCCGCGCCGCGCCTTCCGGCAGATGATGCGCCGCGACGGCGAGATCACCCGCCTGCCGACCCGCCGCCGCATCACCCGCCAGCGCCGCGTCCTGCTGCTGGTCGATGTCTCCGGCAGCATGAAGTCCAGCACCGAAGGCGCCCTGCGGCTGGCCCACGCGCTGCAACAGGGCGGCGAACGGGTGGAATGCTTCACCCTCGGCACAAGGCTGACCCGCGTGACCCGCGCGCTCCGCCACCGCAACCGCGAACAGGCGCTGACGCTGGCCTCCGGCCTCGTGGCGGACTGGGACGGCGGCACCCGGCTGGGCGAGGCGCTGCAGGTCTTCCTGTCGATCCCGCGCTTTGCCGCCCATGCCCGCGGCGCGCTGGTCATCCTGCTCTCGGACGGGCTGGAACGCGGGGGGCCGGAGGCGCTGACCGGCGCCATGGAACGGCTGAGCGCGTTGGCGTGGTCGGTGCTCTGGCTCTCTCCGCTGGCCGCCGACCCCGCCTACCGGCCGCAGACGGAGGCGATGCGCGCCATCCATCCCCTGCTCGACCGGCTGGGCGCAGGCGACACACCCGCATCCATCGCCGCCGAGATCCTCGACTTCCGGAAAGGAGCGCGCGCATGA
- a CDS encoding SRPBCC family protein, whose amino-acid sequence MVHVVKSTVLNAPVEAVWEVLRDFNGHDEWHPAVADSVIDRGYPSDKVGCVRRFHLADGSELREQLLTLSDADMAFSYCLLETPVPLLNYVAHVRLAPVTDRDMTFWHWESRFDTPAGREAELKTMVAENIYQGGFDAVRDFMGLEAA is encoded by the coding sequence ATGGTACACGTCGTCAAAAGCACCGTCCTCAACGCGCCGGTCGAAGCGGTCTGGGAGGTCCTGCGCGACTTCAACGGCCACGACGAATGGCACCCGGCAGTGGCCGACAGCGTGATCGACCGGGGCTATCCTTCGGACAAGGTCGGCTGCGTGCGGCGCTTCCACCTCGCCGACGGATCGGAACTGCGCGAACAGCTCCTGACGCTCTCGGACGCGGACATGGCCTTCAGCTACTGCCTCTTGGAAACGCCTGTGCCGCTGCTGAACTACGTGGCGCATGTCCGGCTGGCGCCGGTCACCGACCGCGACATGACCTTCTGGCACTGGGAAAGCCGCTTCGACACGCCCGCCGGGCGCGAGGCCGAGCTGAAGACCATGGTGGCCGAGAACATCTACCAGGGCGGCTTCGACGCGGTCCGGGACTTCATGGGACTGGAGGCAGCATGA
- a CDS encoding amidohydrolase, protein MTIVDAHFHVWRQDDLPWLKGPMQPRIFGPYEPIRRDYPMSEYLDDIAGTGVTRSVYVQANWPTDRAEDEAAWIESLIAETGWPHGLVAYADMGAEDVRPALDRLARFPHLRGIRQQFHWHQNPTYRFAPHADLCRDATVQKNVARLADYGLVFDLQVFDDQMDGACALARACPDVTFVLQHAGMLEDTSDAGRAKWRTAMEGLAGCPNVVSKLSGFGTFQHRLDPDLIAWLTTETVGMFGADRCLWGSNFPIEKLWTDYTALIEAHRRAAGGLSAAEQQAIFHDTATRVYRLA, encoded by the coding sequence ATGACCATCGTCGATGCACATTTCCACGTCTGGCGGCAGGACGACCTGCCTTGGCTCAAGGGCCCCATGCAGCCGCGCATCTTCGGCCCCTACGAACCGATCCGCCGCGACTACCCGATGAGCGAATACCTCGACGACATCGCGGGCACCGGCGTCACCAGATCCGTCTACGTGCAGGCCAACTGGCCCACCGACCGGGCCGAGGACGAGGCCGCCTGGATCGAGAGCCTGATCGCCGAAACCGGCTGGCCCCACGGCCTCGTCGCCTATGCCGACATGGGCGCGGAGGACGTGCGCCCCGCCCTCGACCGGCTGGCCCGCTTCCCGCACCTGCGCGGCATCCGCCAGCAGTTCCACTGGCACCAGAACCCCACCTACCGCTTCGCGCCCCACGCCGACCTCTGCCGCGATGCGACCGTGCAGAAGAACGTCGCGCGGCTGGCGGACTACGGCCTCGTCTTCGACCTGCAGGTCTTCGACGACCAGATGGACGGCGCCTGCGCGCTTGCCCGCGCCTGCCCGGACGTGACCTTCGTGCTGCAGCACGCGGGCATGCTGGAAGACACCTCCGACGCGGGCCGCGCCAAGTGGCGCACCGCGATGGAGGGGCTGGCCGGGTGTCCCAACGTGGTCTCCAAGCTCTCGGGCTTCGGCACCTTCCAGCACCGGCTCGACCCCGACCTCATCGCCTGGCTGACCACCGAAACCGTGGGGATGTTCGGCGCCGACCGCTGCCTCTGGGGATCGAACTTCCCCATCGAGAAGCTCTGGACCGACTACACCGCCCTGATCGAGGCGCACCGCCGCGCCGCGGGCGGGCTCAGCGCCGCCGAACAGCAGGCGATTTTCCATGACACGGCCACCCGGGTCTACCGGCTGGCGTGA
- a CDS encoding flotillin family protein — MSGQIIGQLILWLIIAVVVIAIIYWVMQWLYRRSTKEIAFVRTGFLGEKVVIDGGAFVWPIVHDITPVNMNTLPLAVARTREQALITKDRMRVDVEAEFYVRVRSDKSSVSKAAATLGRRTLETERLNGLLAGKFESALRAVAAEMSMGEMHENRGAYVTRVREQAQEDLEKNGLELESVAIIDIDQTGLEYFNPSNRFDAEGLTVLIRDIEDRRKLRNDIEQDSMILIRTRNLEAEKQVLEIERASEEARLSQERDVETRRAQQRAQIARERAERETEAESAQITAQETIERARIANQRAVAEARIASEREIRAREIARKKEDDADEIAAQEATETARILQERAVRQARIQNEQETQAREIERQRAIDEAEISAREVIERARIEQEKALSEARIAKERETQSLEIERQKSVRDAEIAANEANEKRRMAQDLLLAQTRIKGEEDIRQREIARQQALDEAEIAARETVERLRILQDAQISEARIAEDRRIRELEIARRQAVEAAEIAADEAVEAARIAREKQIAATRIEADGDTTTREIARNRTIDEARVAADEAVEQARIAQRRALEAERIAADQEVRAREIDKERELENAEIARREAVEKARVASELALEQERIASQKSREVADIERRRNVEQAEERRVIQLADTKAERAAAEANVREAEVIARRAVEKAEIERERALETARLERRRALEQLEVARVQTLREAEIASQEEVERARIASERGLDEIRIDHETVRRRLEVGREREVETAQMEKAIALYQKSLEESAARAEADAARARAAEAEEKVKTVRETEAANRRKSIDVTMAEKAAAEAKLIAEGEKVRKAVEAEAQKLINEAENVLTDPARASLFRRKLLEHVEGIVSASVKPLEKIQDIRIMQLDGVTGGGGNRSGSPTDEVINSALRYRVQAPLIDSLLADIGIEGGGLAKQGGLIREASDMKRISDAVEKSGGSSSGSGGGDAPEGGKSDTGGKK; from the coding sequence GTGAGTGGCCAGATAATCGGACAACTGATCCTGTGGCTGATCATCGCCGTCGTGGTGATCGCGATCATCTACTGGGTGATGCAGTGGCTCTACCGGCGGTCGACAAAGGAAATCGCCTTCGTGCGTACGGGTTTCCTCGGCGAGAAGGTGGTGATCGACGGCGGCGCCTTCGTCTGGCCGATCGTGCACGACATCACCCCCGTGAACATGAACACCCTGCCGCTCGCGGTGGCGCGCACCCGTGAACAGGCGCTCATCACCAAGGACCGGATGCGCGTCGATGTCGAGGCCGAATTCTACGTCCGCGTCCGATCCGACAAGAGCTCCGTGTCGAAGGCCGCCGCAACCCTCGGCCGTCGCACGCTGGAGACGGAGCGCCTGAACGGCCTTCTGGCAGGCAAGTTCGAAAGCGCCCTGCGCGCCGTCGCCGCCGAGATGTCGATGGGCGAGATGCACGAGAACCGCGGCGCCTACGTCACCCGCGTCCGCGAGCAGGCACAGGAGGATCTGGAGAAGAACGGGCTGGAACTGGAAAGCGTCGCGATCATCGACATCGACCAGACCGGCCTCGAATACTTCAACCCGTCCAACCGCTTCGACGCGGAGGGCCTGACCGTCCTGATCCGCGACATCGAGGACCGCCGCAAGCTGCGCAACGACATCGAGCAGGACTCGATGATCCTGATCCGCACCCGCAATCTGGAGGCCGAGAAGCAGGTGCTGGAGATCGAACGCGCCAGCGAGGAGGCCCGCCTGAGCCAGGAGCGCGACGTGGAGACCCGCCGCGCCCAGCAACGTGCCCAGATCGCCCGCGAACGCGCCGAACGCGAGACGGAGGCCGAAAGCGCCCAGATCACCGCGCAGGAGACCATCGAACGCGCCCGCATCGCCAACCAGCGCGCCGTGGCCGAGGCCCGCATCGCCTCCGAACGCGAGATCCGCGCCCGCGAGATCGCCCGCAAGAAGGAGGACGACGCCGACGAGATCGCCGCGCAGGAAGCCACCGAAACCGCGCGCATCCTGCAGGAACGCGCCGTCCGTCAGGCCCGCATCCAGAACGAGCAGGAAACCCAGGCCCGCGAGATCGAACGCCAGCGCGCCATCGACGAGGCCGAGATCTCGGCCCGCGAGGTCATCGAACGCGCCCGCATCGAACAGGAAAAGGCCCTGTCGGAGGCCCGCATCGCCAAGGAGCGCGAGACCCAGTCGCTCGAGATCGAGCGGCAGAAGTCCGTCCGCGACGCGGAGATCGCCGCCAACGAGGCCAACGAGAAGCGGCGCATGGCGCAGGACCTCCTGCTGGCCCAGACCCGCATCAAAGGCGAAGAGGACATCCGCCAGCGCGAGATCGCCCGCCAGCAGGCGCTGGACGAGGCAGAGATCGCCGCGCGCGAGACCGTCGAACGGCTGCGCATCCTGCAGGACGCCCAGATCAGCGAGGCCCGCATCGCCGAGGACCGCCGCATCCGCGAACTGGAGATCGCGCGCAGGCAGGCGGTCGAAGCCGCCGAGATCGCGGCGGACGAGGCCGTCGAGGCCGCCCGCATCGCCCGCGAAAAGCAGATCGCCGCCACCCGGATCGAGGCCGACGGCGACACCACCACGCGCGAGATCGCCCGCAACCGCACCATCGACGAGGCCCGCGTTGCCGCCGACGAGGCGGTGGAACAGGCCCGCATCGCGCAGCGCCGCGCACTCGAAGCCGAACGCATCGCCGCCGACCAGGAAGTGCGCGCCCGCGAGATCGACAAGGAGCGCGAGCTGGAGAACGCCGAGATCGCCCGCCGCGAGGCCGTCGAGAAAGCCCGCGTCGCCTCGGAACTGGCGCTGGAGCAGGAGCGCATCGCCAGCCAGAAATCGCGCGAGGTGGCCGACATCGAACGCCGCCGCAACGTCGAGCAGGCCGAGGAACGCCGCGTGATCCAGCTGGCCGACACCAAGGCAGAGCGCGCCGCCGCCGAGGCCAACGTGCGCGAGGCGGAGGTCATCGCCCGCCGTGCCGTCGAGAAGGCCGAGATCGAGCGCGAGCGCGCGCTCGAGACCGCCCGCCTCGAACGCCGCCGCGCGCTGGAACAGCTCGAGGTCGCCCGCGTCCAGACCCTGCGCGAGGCCGAGATCGCCAGCCAGGAAGAGGTGGAGCGCGCCCGCATCGCCTCCGAACGCGGGCTGGACGAGATCCGCATCGACCACGAGACCGTCCGCCGCCGGCTGGAGGTCGGGCGCGAGCGCGAGGTCGAGACCGCGCAGATGGAAAAGGCCATCGCCCTCTACCAGAAGTCGCTGGAGGAAAGCGCCGCGCGGGCCGAGGCCGACGCCGCCCGTGCCCGTGCCGCCGAGGCCGAGGAAAAGGTCAAGACCGTGCGCGAGACGGAGGCCGCCAACCGCCGCAAGTCCATCGACGTGACCATGGCGGAAAAGGCCGCCGCCGAGGCGAAGCTGATCGCCGAGGGCGAGAAGGTCCGCAAGGCCGTGGAGGCCGAGGCCCAGAAGCTCATCAACGAGGCCGAGAACGTGCTCACCGACCCGGCGCGCGCCTCGCTCTTCCGTCGCAAGCTGCTGGAACACGTGGAGGGCATCGTCTCCGCCTCCGTCAAGCCGCTGGAAAAGATCCAGGACATCCGGATCATGCAGCTCGACGGGGTCACGGGCGGGGGCGGCAACCGCTCCGGCAGCCCCACGGACGAGGTCATCAACTCTGCGCTCCGCTACCGCGTGCAGGCGCCGCTGATCGACTCGCTCCTCGCCGACATCGGGATCGAGGGCGGCGGGCTGGCCAAGCAGGGCGGCCTGATCCGCGAGGCCTCCGACATGAAGCGCATCTCCGACGCGGTGGAGAAATCCGGCGGCTCAAGCTCGGGCTCGGGCGGCGGCGACGCGCCCGAGGGCGGGAAATCCGACACCGGGGGAAAGAAGTAG
- a CDS encoding (2Fe-2S)-binding protein: MARTPVTFTLNGTSRSAFAGEGQNLLDFLRRDVGDMTPKFGCGQGTCGACTVTIDGKTQLSCLVLAEAVDGREVRTAAGLADGVTLDPLQQSFMDHFAAQCGYCTPGMLVSARALLDRNPRPSRDEVIEAISGNLCRCTGYEPIITAILAVAEGRARA; the protein is encoded by the coding sequence ATGGCCAGGACACCCGTCACCTTCACCCTGAACGGCACCTCCCGCTCGGCCTTTGCCGGAGAGGGCCAGAACCTTCTGGACTTCCTGCGCCGCGACGTGGGCGACATGACGCCCAAGTTCGGCTGCGGTCAGGGCACCTGCGGCGCCTGCACCGTGACGATAGACGGCAAGACGCAGCTTTCCTGCCTCGTGCTGGCCGAGGCCGTCGACGGGCGCGAGGTCAGGACCGCCGCGGGGCTGGCCGATGGCGTGACGCTCGACCCGCTGCAGCAGTCCTTCATGGACCATTTCGCGGCGCAATGCGGCTACTGCACGCCGGGAATGCTGGTCTCCGCCCGTGCGCTGCTGGACCGCAACCCGCGCCCCAGCCGCGACGAGGTGATCGAGGCGATCTCGGGCAACCTCTGCCGCTGCACCGGGTACGAACCGATCATCACCGCGATCCTCGCCGTCGCCGAAGGGAGGGCCCGGGCATGA
- a CDS encoding xanthine dehydrogenase family protein molybdopterin-binding subunit, producing MKDMTTSGPMVEFRKDLFADERDDNLNEVGKPTRRQDIVGHVTGRSPFFDDHRFDGLLHMRCARSPHHHARIRRIDTSAAERMPGVVRVLTGRDVPVNLNTLLSLLDFGLDDEPILSDKKVAYMGEPVAAVIAATEAEARAAAAAIRVDWEVLPHVLDVEEAIKPGAPAVLDIYPDNKFVYHGKYDHQKLRYGDVETALRQADHVIEGRYQMSPIEQAPIETCGAIAAPEQNDRYVCYTSTQALFFSLGTAAKVLSMPSSRLHFIGGTVGGGFGGKVDSIHEPLAILGAMMTGRPVKYAWDRAEEMQVGAPRGAERWYVTDGVMNDGRIVARKFTGYFDAGAYTRLSSYAIIKGVGHLPGPYTIPNVSANVYCVYTNRTPATAMRGFGITGVDFAIEAHMDKVAEAVGMNPVELRILNAYRDGDMKAHRRLAKNCALIECAQVVAEKAGINLSPALKAASSLKDGGGARAELPRHTVTDEDGRVQGFAATSYARKGGADSAPLAPPTPRAPAAPPPARPSAQQPQTSSYTPPQPPPQPAAPDRPERPAPKPSRSGAMRFSSLSGFRRR from the coding sequence ATGAAGGACATGACCACCAGCGGACCGATGGTCGAGTTCCGCAAGGACCTCTTTGCCGACGAACGGGACGACAACCTGAACGAAGTGGGCAAGCCCACCCGGCGGCAGGACATCGTGGGCCACGTCACCGGGCGCTCGCCGTTCTTCGACGACCACCGCTTCGACGGGCTCCTGCACATGCGCTGCGCCCGCTCGCCGCACCACCACGCCCGCATCCGGCGGATCGACACCTCGGCGGCCGAACGGATGCCCGGCGTCGTGCGCGTGCTGACAGGGCGCGACGTGCCGGTGAACCTCAACACCCTGCTGTCGCTCTTGGACTTCGGGCTGGACGACGAACCGATCCTCTCGGACAAGAAGGTCGCCTACATGGGTGAACCCGTGGCCGCCGTCATCGCCGCGACAGAGGCCGAGGCCCGCGCCGCCGCCGCCGCCATCCGCGTCGACTGGGAGGTCCTGCCCCACGTGCTCGACGTGGAAGAGGCGATCAAGCCCGGCGCGCCCGCCGTGCTCGACATCTATCCGGACAACAAGTTCGTCTACCACGGCAAGTACGACCACCAGAAGCTGCGCTACGGCGACGTCGAAACCGCGTTGAGGCAGGCCGACCACGTCATCGAGGGGCGCTACCAGATGTCGCCGATCGAGCAGGCGCCGATCGAGACCTGCGGCGCCATCGCCGCCCCCGAACAGAACGACCGCTACGTCTGCTACACCTCCACGCAGGCGCTGTTCTTCTCGCTGGGGACGGCGGCAAAGGTGCTGTCGATGCCCTCCTCGCGGCTGCATTTCATCGGCGGCACAGTGGGCGGCGGCTTCGGCGGCAAGGTGGATTCGATCCACGAACCGCTCGCCATCCTGGGCGCGATGATGACCGGGCGCCCGGTGAAATACGCCTGGGACCGCGCCGAAGAGATGCAGGTCGGCGCACCGCGCGGCGCCGAACGCTGGTACGTGACCGACGGCGTGATGAACGACGGCCGCATCGTGGCGCGCAAGTTCACCGGCTATTTCGACGCGGGCGCCTACACCCGGCTCAGTTCCTACGCGATCATCAAGGGCGTCGGCCACCTGCCCGGCCCCTACACGATCCCCAACGTCTCGGCCAACGTGTACTGCGTGTATACCAACCGCACACCGGCCACCGCCATGCGGGGCTTCGGCATCACCGGCGTCGATTTCGCCATCGAGGCGCATATGGACAAGGTGGCGGAGGCCGTGGGCATGAACCCCGTCGAGCTGCGCATCCTCAACGCCTACCGCGACGGAGACATGAAGGCGCACAGGCGGCTGGCCAAGAACTGCGCGCTGATCGAATGCGCGCAGGTGGTGGCGGAGAAGGCGGGCATCAACCTGTCGCCAGCGCTGAAGGCCGCCTCCTCGCTGAAGGACGGCGGCGGCGCGCGGGCGGAACTGCCGCGCCACACCGTCACAGACGAGGACGGCCGCGTGCAGGGCTTCGCCGCCACCAGCTATGCCCGCAAGGGGGGCGCGGACAGCGCGCCGCTCGCCCCGCCCACGCCCCGCGCGCCCGCCGCGCCGCCGCCCGCACGACCCTCGGCGCAGCAGCCGCAGACCTCGTCCTACACCCCGCCGCAACCGCCCCCGCAGCCCGCCGCACCGGACCGGCCCGAAAGGCCCGCGCCCAAACCGTCCCGTTCGGGCGCGATGCGGTTCTCCTCCCTCTCTGGTTTCAGGAGGCGCTGA